A stretch of Lysobacter sp. K5869 DNA encodes these proteins:
- a CDS encoding SulP family inorganic anion transporter produces the protein MSAPAPEVSRPGRGADALAGLAIAGLLLPEAVAYSALAGLPAQTGVFALFAGLLAYGLIGRSRFAIVSATSSSAAVLAAATLAVAGPDPAARAAVAGFLTLATGACFLAASAARLGGLSQMIARPVLRGFTFGLACVIVLKQLPALLGVHARASDFAPLLWELPQRWREWQPASFAAGALALAALKFGERFPRVPASLIVIALGIAASGWLSAHGVALTGAIALSPQLSAPGWPGSGQWLTCLELALALTLVLYAESYTAIRAYALKHGDAVEPNRDLFALGIANLVSGLLHGLPVGAGYSATSANEAAGARSRVAGLVAALAVLLMVVFALAWIERIAQPVLAAIVIHAVSKSLRPATFAPYLRWHRDRLVAFAAVATVLTLGILDGLLAAIAFSLLMLLRRLSRPRLSVLGRLPGSHDFVDLALHPQAAPVPGVLVLRPEQPLFFANAEPILALARQQVETHADARRLVLSLEISPDLDSTSLEALSDFDGWLRARGVALTLARLKDGVRTLLERVQLPGQTASALEYWSVDDAVNAGAADDGEARA, from the coding sequence ATGAGCGCGCCGGCGCCCGAGGTTTCCCGACCCGGCCGCGGCGCCGACGCGCTGGCCGGGCTGGCCATCGCCGGCCTGCTGCTGCCCGAGGCGGTGGCCTATTCCGCGCTCGCCGGCCTGCCGGCGCAGACCGGCGTGTTCGCCCTGTTCGCCGGCTTGCTCGCGTACGGGCTGATCGGGCGCAGCCGCTTCGCCATCGTCTCGGCCACCTCGTCCTCGGCCGCGGTGCTGGCCGCCGCGACCCTGGCCGTGGCCGGCCCCGACCCGGCCGCGCGCGCCGCCGTCGCCGGTTTCCTGACCCTGGCCACCGGCGCCTGCTTCCTGGCCGCCTCGGCCGCGCGCCTGGGCGGGCTGTCGCAGATGATCGCGCGGCCGGTGCTGCGCGGTTTCACCTTCGGGCTGGCCTGCGTGATCGTGCTCAAGCAGTTGCCGGCGCTGCTGGGCGTCCACGCCCGCGCCAGCGACTTCGCCCCGCTGCTGTGGGAACTGCCGCAGCGCTGGCGCGAATGGCAGCCGGCCAGCTTCGCCGCCGGCGCGCTGGCGCTGGCGGCGCTGAAGTTCGGCGAACGCTTCCCGCGGGTGCCGGCCAGCCTGATCGTGATCGCGCTCGGCATCGCCGCCTCGGGCTGGCTGTCCGCGCACGGCGTCGCGCTGACCGGCGCCATCGCCTTGAGTCCGCAGCTCAGCGCGCCCGGCTGGCCCGGTTCCGGGCAATGGCTGACCTGCCTGGAACTGGCGCTGGCGCTGACCCTGGTGCTGTACGCCGAGTCCTACACCGCGATCCGCGCCTACGCGCTCAAGCACGGCGACGCGGTCGAACCCAACCGCGACCTGTTCGCGCTCGGCATCGCCAATCTCGTGTCCGGCCTGCTGCACGGCTTGCCGGTCGGCGCGGGTTACTCGGCCACCTCGGCCAACGAAGCGGCCGGCGCGCGCTCGCGCGTGGCCGGTCTGGTCGCGGCGCTGGCGGTGTTGCTGATGGTGGTGTTCGCGCTGGCCTGGATCGAACGCATCGCCCAGCCGGTGCTGGCGGCGATCGTGATCCACGCGGTGAGCAAATCGCTGCGGCCGGCGACGTTCGCGCCGTATCTGCGCTGGCACCGCGACCGCTTGGTCGCCTTCGCCGCAGTCGCCACGGTGCTGACGCTGGGCATTCTCGACGGCCTGCTCGCGGCCATCGCCTTCAGCCTGCTGATGCTGCTGCGGCGGCTCTCGCGCCCGCGCCTGAGCGTGCTCGGGCGCCTGCCCGGCAGCCACGATTTCGTCGACCTCGCCCTGCACCCGCAGGCCGCGCCGGTGCCCGGCGTGCTGGTGCTGCGGCCGGAACAACCGCTGTTCTTCGCCAACGCCGAGCCGATCCTGGCGCTGGCGCGGCAGCAGGTGGAGACCCATGCGGACGCGCGCCGGCTGGTGCTGAGCCTGGAGATCTCGCCCGATCTCGACAGCACCTCGCTGGAAGCGCTGAGCGATTTCGACGGCTGGCTGCGCGCGCGCGGCGTGGCGCTGACCTTGGCGCGGCTCAAGGACGGCGTGCGCACGCTGCTCGAACGCGTGCAGTTGCCGGGGCAGACGGCGTCGGCGCTGGAGTATTGGAGCGTGGACGATGCGGTGAACGCCGGCGCGGCGGACGACGGCGAGGCACGGGCGTGA
- the pabB gene encoding aminodeoxychorismate synthase component I: MRCLLIDNYDSFTWNLADLIGRAFGQAPRVLRNDAADWDALDADARYDCIVISPGPGSAAHAADLGLSRRAIESSRLPLLGVCLGFQAIAHANGGRIDRAPEPVHGRPASLTHDSRELFAGLPQSLRVIRYHSLIAAAPLPDALEATAHSEDGLIMALRHRHRPQWGVQFHPESVLSEHGLAMIANFRDLVRRHRLDAPQDRREGTAPAPVREPARESAPALRAWLRPLAPAPDAEAVFAHCYAEAPHAFWLDSQVAEDAGCSFMGEADAGDVLDYRVAGDDAALTAGQALLAKLREELAREVVPPDAPLPFEFRGGYVGYFGFEAKALFDGERGHAAAAPDAVWMRARRFLAFDHAAGRAWAVAVAEETEVDDAQRWLDATCARVQALPPAPPPPAPSALAELNVAMDLGHDDYLAAIEECRRAIVEGESYQVCLTNHFRVRAALDPLALYRRLRRGNAAPFGAYLRSGAQHVLSTSPERFLRVDRAGRVQAKPIKGTIRRADDPALDARYAQALADSGKDRAENLMIVDLMRNDLNRVAVRGTVEVPRLAAIESYRTVHQMVSTVEARLRPDCDLVDLLRATFPGGSISGAPKRRTLGIIDRLERSARGVYCGSIGYLGYGRVADLNIGIRTLAYDGREVSFGAGGAITWLSDAQAEFQEALLKAEAVLRPLWDYLGGGAAFAGTVDGDRWRVRGG; the protein is encoded by the coding sequence ATGCGTTGCCTGTTGATCGACAACTACGACTCCTTCACCTGGAACCTCGCCGACCTGATCGGCCGCGCGTTCGGTCAGGCCCCGCGCGTGCTGCGCAACGACGCGGCCGATTGGGACGCGCTGGACGCCGACGCGCGCTACGACTGCATCGTGATCTCGCCCGGCCCCGGCAGCGCCGCCCACGCCGCCGATCTGGGGCTGTCGCGCCGCGCCATCGAGTCCTCGCGCCTGCCGCTGCTCGGCGTGTGCCTGGGCTTCCAGGCCATCGCCCACGCCAACGGCGGGCGCATCGATCGCGCGCCCGAGCCGGTGCACGGCCGGCCCGCGTCGTTGACCCACGACAGCCGCGAACTGTTCGCCGGCTTGCCGCAATCGTTGCGGGTGATCCGCTACCACTCGCTGATCGCCGCCGCGCCGCTGCCGGACGCGCTGGAAGCCACCGCGCACAGCGAGGACGGCCTGATCATGGCGCTGCGCCATCGCCACCGGCCGCAGTGGGGCGTGCAGTTCCATCCCGAGTCGGTGCTGAGCGAGCACGGCTTGGCGATGATCGCCAACTTCCGCGATCTGGTGCGCCGGCATCGTCTCGATGCGCCGCAGGATCGGCGCGAAGGCACCGCGCCCGCGCCCGTGCGCGAGCCCGCGCGCGAATCCGCGCCCGCGCTGCGCGCGTGGCTGCGCCCGCTCGCGCCCGCGCCCGATGCCGAAGCGGTGTTCGCGCATTGCTACGCCGAGGCGCCGCATGCGTTCTGGCTCGACAGCCAAGTCGCCGAGGACGCCGGTTGCTCGTTCATGGGCGAAGCCGATGCGGGCGACGTGCTCGACTACCGCGTGGCCGGCGACGACGCGGCGCTGACGGCGGGGCAGGCCTTGCTGGCGAAGCTGCGCGAAGAACTCGCGCGCGAGGTCGTGCCGCCCGACGCACCGTTGCCGTTCGAGTTCCGCGGCGGCTACGTCGGCTATTTCGGCTTCGAGGCCAAGGCCTTGTTCGACGGCGAGCGCGGCCACGCCGCCGCCGCGCCCGATGCGGTGTGGATGCGCGCGCGCCGCTTCCTCGCCTTCGACCACGCCGCCGGCCGCGCCTGGGCGGTGGCGGTGGCCGAGGAAACCGAGGTGGACGACGCGCAACGCTGGCTCGACGCGACCTGCGCGCGCGTGCAAGCGCTGCCGCCCGCGCCGCCGCCGCCGGCGCCGTCCGCGCTGGCGGAGTTGAACGTGGCGATGGACCTCGGCCACGACGACTACCTCGCCGCGATCGAAGAATGCCGCCGCGCCATCGTCGAGGGCGAGTCGTATCAGGTCTGCCTGACCAATCATTTCCGCGTGCGCGCCGCGCTCGATCCGCTGGCGCTGTACCGGCGCCTGCGCCGCGGCAACGCCGCGCCGTTCGGCGCCTATCTGCGCAGCGGCGCGCAGCACGTGCTCAGCACCTCGCCCGAGCGCTTCCTGCGCGTGGACCGCGCCGGCCGCGTGCAGGCCAAGCCGATCAAGGGCACGATCCGCCGCGCCGACGATCCGGCGTTGGACGCGCGCTACGCGCAGGCCTTGGCCGACTCGGGCAAGGACCGCGCCGAGAACCTGATGATCGTCGACCTGATGCGCAACGACCTCAACCGCGTCGCCGTGCGCGGCACGGTCGAGGTACCGCGGCTGGCGGCGATCGAGAGCTACCGCACCGTCCACCAGATGGTCAGCACGGTCGAAGCGCGATTGCGGCCGGACTGCGATCTGGTCGATCTGCTGCGCGCGACCTTCCCCGGCGGCTCGATCAGCGGCGCGCCCAAGCGCCGCACGCTGGGCATCATCGACCGGCTCGAACGCAGCGCGCGCGGGGTGTATTGCGGATCGATCGGCTACCTCGGCTACGGCCGCGTCGCCGATCTCAACATCGGCATCCGCACCTTGGCCTACGACGGGCGCGAGGTGTCGTTCGGCGCCGGCGGCGCGATCACCTGGCTGTCGGACGCGCAGGCCGAATTCCAGGAAGCGCTGCTCAAGGCCGAAGCGGTGCTGCGGCCGCTGTGGGATTACCTCGGCGGCGGCGCGGCGTTCGCGGGAACCGTCGACGGCGATCGTTGGCGGGTGCGCGGCGGCTGA
- a CDS encoding 4'-phosphopantetheinyl transferase superfamily protein, whose protein sequence is MTADAPAASASESPRPGQDFLRDAGDIEVEAFGRRFLGHACRFEVAAYRDGLFAHHAIAFAPQLERAVPKRRGEFLAGRLCARRALARVGVESPAVPIGRDREPVWPDGAVASITHAGGRALCLAAAAADTLGLGVDIEQPIGAERAAEIAGVVVDSAEQALIRAGFDDPAAGLIAVFSAKESLYKALFPQVRRFFGFEAMRLARIEPRRLEFVCAEDLAAGIGRGRAFAADYRFDADGGVLSLVWLPRPL, encoded by the coding sequence ATGACCGCCGACGCGCCGGCCGCCTCCGCTTCCGAATCGCCGCGGCCCGGGCAGGACTTCCTGCGCGATGCCGGCGATATCGAAGTCGAGGCTTTCGGCCGCCGCTTCCTCGGCCATGCCTGCCGCTTCGAGGTGGCCGCTTACCGCGACGGGTTGTTCGCGCACCACGCCATCGCCTTCGCGCCGCAGCTCGAACGCGCGGTGCCCAAGCGCCGCGGCGAGTTCCTGGCCGGGCGCCTGTGCGCGCGCCGCGCGTTGGCGCGGGTCGGCGTCGAATCGCCGGCGGTCCCGATCGGCCGCGACCGCGAACCGGTGTGGCCGGACGGCGCGGTCGCCTCGATCACCCATGCCGGCGGCCGCGCGCTGTGTCTGGCCGCGGCGGCGGCCGATACGCTCGGGCTGGGCGTGGACATCGAGCAGCCGATCGGCGCGGAGCGCGCGGCCGAGATCGCCGGCGTGGTGGTCGACTCCGCCGAACAGGCGCTGATCCGGGCCGGCTTCGACGATCCGGCCGCCGGCCTGATCGCGGTGTTCTCGGCCAAGGAGAGCCTGTACAAGGCGCTGTTCCCGCAAGTGCGGCGCTTCTTCGGCTTCGAGGCGATGCGGCTGGCGCGGATCGAACCGCGGCGGCTGGAGTTCGTCTGCGCCGAGGACCTCGCCGCCGGAATCGGCCGCGGCCGGGCGTTCGCCGCGGACTACCGTTTCGACGCCGACGGCGGCGTGCTCAGTTTGGTCTGGTTGCCGCGCCCGCTCTGA